One Rosa chinensis cultivar Old Blush chromosome 5, RchiOBHm-V2, whole genome shotgun sequence genomic region harbors:
- the LOC112168088 gene encoding vacuolar sorting protein 3 isoform X2 codes for MAKPEPRARTVLEPLSYFNLSEQSRAPVRSLAIFNVSDSQCLIYLGTQFGGLFLFSVDNKDLNAASASDPSNNPSVPQSIKFVRNVLVGNSSVDYIHVFGEIGKLLVLLDGFLFLVDSLLLQPVKKLSFLRGISVITRRLRSSESECSNLSEGAASSSEYTSTSQRFLKKLGGGIRANGLKMKESTQHRVGNHVFSVVIGKRLILIEFVLSNRVGKSDQDIDDGSFVILKEIPCIDGVMAMVWLNDSIIVSTLNGYTLFSCVTGQSGVIFSLPDVSSPPRLKLLRKEWNVLLLVDNVGIIANAHGQPVGGSLVFHRDPDSIGEISSYVVVARDGKMELYHKKTGRCVQMVTFGGEGVGGPCIVADEEDGSGKLIVVATPTKVICYRKLPSEEQIKDLLRKKNFKEAISLVEELEYEGELSKDMLSFVHAQVGFLLLFDLHFEEAVNHFLQSETMQPSEVFPFIMRDPNRWSLLVPRNRYWGLHPPPAPLEDVVDDGLMAIQRAIFLRKAGVETVVDDAFLLNLPSRDDLLESAIKSITRYLEVSRDKELTPSVKEGVDTLLMYLYRALNNVNEMEKLVSSANSCVVEELESLLDDSGHLRTLAFLYSSKGMSSKALAIWRILARNYSSGLWKDPSSESSSDCGGTNIISGKETAAAEASKILEESSDSQLVLQHLGWVADINQVFAVQILTSEKRDNQLPPEEVIAAIDPKKIEILQRYLQWLIEDQDSNDSQFHTIYALSLAKSALESFEAEVASKILDPVRREETSISEYRTSAIFQSPVRERLQIFLLSSDLYDPEEVLDLIEGSELWSEKAILYKKLGHEALVLQILALLLDMYLDPQDGKEPMFKAAVRLLHNHGESLDPLQVLERLSPDMPLQLASETILRMLRARLHHHRQGRIVHNLARALDTDASLAILEERSRHVQINDESLCDSCHARLGTKLFAMYPDDTVVCYKCFRRQGESTSVTGRNFKQDVLVKPGWLVTR; via the exons ATGGCCAAGCCTGAGCCCAGGGCTCGCACTGTCCTTGAACCGCTGTCATACTTCAATCTATCTGAGCAGTCTCGTGCGCCGGTTAGATCCCTCGCTATCTTCAATGTGTCTGATTCGCAGTGTCTAATATACCTTGGGACTCAGTTTGGAGGGCTATTTTTGTTCTCTGTAGACAATAAGGATCTCAATGCTGCATCTGCGTCCGATCCTTCGAACAACCCTTCGGTCCCACAGAGCATTAAGTTTGTGCGAAACGTCTTGGTTGGAAATTCCTCGGTGGACTATATACATGTGTTTGGTGAGATTGGGAAGCTGTTGGTGCTTTTGGAtggctttttgtttttggttgatTCACTTCTGCTGCAGCCAGTGAAGAAGTTGAGTTTCCTGAGAGGAATTTCTGTCATTACCAGGAGGTTGCGAAGTAGTGAATCAGAGTGCTCAAATTTGTCAGAAGGTGCTGCCAGTTCATCAGAGTATACGAGCACAAGTCAGCGGTTTTTGAAAAAATTGGGAGGTGGGATAAGAGcaaatggcttgaaaatgaaagaaTCAACACAGCACCGGGTGGGCAATCATGTCTTTTCTGTCGTGATTGGTAAAAGATTGATATTGATAGAGTTTGTTTTGAGTAATAGAGTAGGTAAAAGTGACCAAGACATCGATGATGGGTCTTTTGTTATTCTAAAAGAAATTCCATGTATCGATGGGGTTATGGCCATGGTATGGCTCAATGATTCGATAATTGTGAGCACACTTAATGGGTATACTTTGTTTTCATGTGTTACGGGACAAAGTGGTGTCATATTTTCGTTACCGGATGTTTCTAGTCCACCACGGCTTAAACTGTTGCGTAAAGAATGGAATGTTCTCTTGTTGGTGGACAATGTAGGCATCATAGCAAATGCCCACGGGCAGCCGGTTGGTGGGAGCCTTGTGTTCCATCGTGACCCAGATTCTATTGGAGAGATATCTTCATATGTGGTTGTTGCAAGGGATGGAAAGATGGAACTGTATCATAAGAAAACAGGTAGGTGTGTTCAGATGGTCACTTTTGGTGGTGAAGGGGTTGGAGGGCCTTGCATTGTTGCGGATGAGGAAGATGGAAGTGGAAAACTTATTGTCGTTGCAACACCCACCAAG GTTATTTGCTATCGGAAGTTACCTTCTGAGGAACAAATTAAAGATCTGTTGAGAAAAAAGAACTtcaaggaagccatctccttagTGGAGGAGCTTGAATATGAAGGCGAATTATCAAAAGATATGCTGTCATTTGTTCATGCTCAAGTGGGTTTTCTCTTACTTTTTGACTTGCATTTTGAGGAAGCAGTGAATCACTTTTTGCAGTCTGAGACAATGCAGCCTTCTGAAGTTTTTCCATTTATAATGAGGGATCCAAATCGATGGTCACTACTG GTTCCTAGAAACCGTTATTGGGGTTTGCATCCTCCCCCTGCACCTCTGGAAGATGTTGTGGATGACGGATTAATGGCGATCCAAAGAGCAATCTTTCTGAGGAAAGCAGGTGTAGAGACTGTGGTAGATGATGCATTTCTCCTTAATCTGCCAAGCCGAGATGATCTGTTGGAGTCAGCCATCAAGTCAATTACTAG GTATCTGGAGGTTTCCCGTGATAAGGAATTGACTCCATCAGTGAAGGAGGGAGTTGACACACTATTAATGTATTTGTACAGAGCTTTAAATAATGTCAATGAAATGGAGAAGCTGGTATCTTCTGCAAATTCTTGTGTTGTG GAGGAGTTGGAAAGTCTATTAGATGACTCTGGGCATTTGCGAACGCTTGCCTTTCTATATTCAAGTAAAGGAATGAGTTCAAAGGCTCTTGCTATCTGGCGCATTTTGGCAAGAAATTATTCATCTGGCCTTTGGAAAGATCCTTCTTCAGAGAGTAGCTCAGATTGTGGTGGTACAAATATTATCTCTGGTAAAGAGACTGCTGCAGCTGAGGCATCAAAGATTCTTGAGGAATCATCAGATTCACAGCTGGTTCTACAACATCTTGGATGG GTTGCAGATATCAACCAGGTCTTTGCGGTTCAGATTTTAACATCAGAGAAAAGAGACAATCAGCTCCCACCAG AGGAAGTAATTGCAGCTATTGAtccaaagaaaattgaaatactTCAAAG GTACCTTCAGTGGTTGATTGAAGACCAAGATTCTAACGACAGTCAGTTCCACACAATATATGCTCTCTCACTTGCTAAGTCAGCCCTTGAATCATTCGAAGCAGAAGTTGCCTCCAAAATCCTCGATCCTGTAAGGAGAGAGGAAACAAGCATTTCTGAATATAGAACCAGTGCAATATTTCAAAGTCCTGTGCGGGAAAGACTCCAGATTTTTTTACTGTCTTCAGACTTGTATGACCCAGAGGAAGTTCTTGACTTGATTGAAGGATCAGAATTATGGTCAGAGAAG GCTATACTATACAAAAAACTAGGGCACGAGGCACTGGTACTCCAAATTTTGGCCTT GTTACTTGATATGTATTTGGATCCACAAGATGGTAAGGAGCCTATGTTTAAAGCTGCTGTTCGCCTACTCCACAATCATGGGGAATCATTGGATCCTTTGCAAGTATTAGAG AGATTGTCCCCAGATATGCCCCTTCAACTTGCTTCAGAGACTATATTAAGAATGTTGAGAGCTAGACTTCATCATCATCGTCAAGGACGT ATTGTGCATAATCTGGCCCGTGCCTTGGATACTGATGCAAGTTTGGCAATATTAGAGGAAAGATCAAGGCATGTGCAGATCAATGATGAAAGCCTTTGCGATTCTTGTCATGCACGCCTGGGAACTAAACTTTTTGCAATGTACCCTGATGACACCGTAGTTTGTTATAAG TGTTTTCGTCGCCAGGGTGAGTCTACTTCAGTCACTGGTCGCAACTTTAAACAAGATGTCCTAGTAAAACCTGGTTGGCTCGTGACCCGGTGA
- the LOC112168088 gene encoding vacuolar sorting protein 3 isoform X1, which translates to MAKPEPRARTVLEPLSYFNLSEQSRAPVRSLAIFNVSDSQCLIYLGTQFGGLFLFSVDNKDLNAASASDPSNNPSVPQSIKFVRNVLVGNSSVDYIHVFGEIGKLLVLLDGFLFLVDSLLLQPVKKLSFLRGISVITRRLRSSESECSNLSEGAASSSEYTSTSQRFLKKLGGGIRANGLKMKESTQHRVGNHVFSVVIGKRLILIEFVLSNRVGKSDQDIDDGSFVILKEIPCIDGVMAMVWLNDSIIVSTLNGYTLFSCVTGQSGVIFSLPDVSSPPRLKLLRKEWNVLLLVDNVGIIANAHGQPVGGSLVFHRDPDSIGEISSYVVVARDGKMELYHKKTGRCVQMVTFGGEGVGGPCIVADEEDGSGKLIVVATPTKVICYRKLPSEEQIKDLLRKKNFKEAISLVEELEYEGELSKDMLSFVHAQVGFLLLFDLHFEEAVNHFLQSETMQPSEVFPFIMRDPNRWSLLVPRNRYWGLHPPPAPLEDVVDDGLMAIQRAIFLRKAGVETVVDDAFLLNLPSRDDLLESAIKSITRYLEVSRDKELTPSVKEGVDTLLMYLYRALNNVNEMEKLVSSANSCVVEELESLLDDSGHLRTLAFLYSSKGMSSKALAIWRILARNYSSGLWKDPSSESSSDCGGTNIISGKETAAAEASKILEESSDSQLVLQHLGWVADINQVFAVQILTSEKRDNQLPPEEVIAAIDPKKIEILQRYLQWLIEDQDSNDSQFHTIYALSLAKSALESFEAEVASKILDPVRREETSISEYRTSAIFQSPVRERLQIFLLSSDLYDPEEVLDLIEGSELWSEKAILYKKLGHEALVLQILALKLEDSEAAEQYCAEIGRPDVYMQLLDMYLDPQDGKEPMFKAAVRLLHNHGESLDPLQVLERLSPDMPLQLASETILRMLRARLHHHRQGRIVHNLARALDTDASLAILEERSRHVQINDESLCDSCHARLGTKLFAMYPDDTVVCYKCFRRQGESTSVTGRNFKQDVLVKPGWLVTR; encoded by the exons ATGGCCAAGCCTGAGCCCAGGGCTCGCACTGTCCTTGAACCGCTGTCATACTTCAATCTATCTGAGCAGTCTCGTGCGCCGGTTAGATCCCTCGCTATCTTCAATGTGTCTGATTCGCAGTGTCTAATATACCTTGGGACTCAGTTTGGAGGGCTATTTTTGTTCTCTGTAGACAATAAGGATCTCAATGCTGCATCTGCGTCCGATCCTTCGAACAACCCTTCGGTCCCACAGAGCATTAAGTTTGTGCGAAACGTCTTGGTTGGAAATTCCTCGGTGGACTATATACATGTGTTTGGTGAGATTGGGAAGCTGTTGGTGCTTTTGGAtggctttttgtttttggttgatTCACTTCTGCTGCAGCCAGTGAAGAAGTTGAGTTTCCTGAGAGGAATTTCTGTCATTACCAGGAGGTTGCGAAGTAGTGAATCAGAGTGCTCAAATTTGTCAGAAGGTGCTGCCAGTTCATCAGAGTATACGAGCACAAGTCAGCGGTTTTTGAAAAAATTGGGAGGTGGGATAAGAGcaaatggcttgaaaatgaaagaaTCAACACAGCACCGGGTGGGCAATCATGTCTTTTCTGTCGTGATTGGTAAAAGATTGATATTGATAGAGTTTGTTTTGAGTAATAGAGTAGGTAAAAGTGACCAAGACATCGATGATGGGTCTTTTGTTATTCTAAAAGAAATTCCATGTATCGATGGGGTTATGGCCATGGTATGGCTCAATGATTCGATAATTGTGAGCACACTTAATGGGTATACTTTGTTTTCATGTGTTACGGGACAAAGTGGTGTCATATTTTCGTTACCGGATGTTTCTAGTCCACCACGGCTTAAACTGTTGCGTAAAGAATGGAATGTTCTCTTGTTGGTGGACAATGTAGGCATCATAGCAAATGCCCACGGGCAGCCGGTTGGTGGGAGCCTTGTGTTCCATCGTGACCCAGATTCTATTGGAGAGATATCTTCATATGTGGTTGTTGCAAGGGATGGAAAGATGGAACTGTATCATAAGAAAACAGGTAGGTGTGTTCAGATGGTCACTTTTGGTGGTGAAGGGGTTGGAGGGCCTTGCATTGTTGCGGATGAGGAAGATGGAAGTGGAAAACTTATTGTCGTTGCAACACCCACCAAG GTTATTTGCTATCGGAAGTTACCTTCTGAGGAACAAATTAAAGATCTGTTGAGAAAAAAGAACTtcaaggaagccatctccttagTGGAGGAGCTTGAATATGAAGGCGAATTATCAAAAGATATGCTGTCATTTGTTCATGCTCAAGTGGGTTTTCTCTTACTTTTTGACTTGCATTTTGAGGAAGCAGTGAATCACTTTTTGCAGTCTGAGACAATGCAGCCTTCTGAAGTTTTTCCATTTATAATGAGGGATCCAAATCGATGGTCACTACTG GTTCCTAGAAACCGTTATTGGGGTTTGCATCCTCCCCCTGCACCTCTGGAAGATGTTGTGGATGACGGATTAATGGCGATCCAAAGAGCAATCTTTCTGAGGAAAGCAGGTGTAGAGACTGTGGTAGATGATGCATTTCTCCTTAATCTGCCAAGCCGAGATGATCTGTTGGAGTCAGCCATCAAGTCAATTACTAG GTATCTGGAGGTTTCCCGTGATAAGGAATTGACTCCATCAGTGAAGGAGGGAGTTGACACACTATTAATGTATTTGTACAGAGCTTTAAATAATGTCAATGAAATGGAGAAGCTGGTATCTTCTGCAAATTCTTGTGTTGTG GAGGAGTTGGAAAGTCTATTAGATGACTCTGGGCATTTGCGAACGCTTGCCTTTCTATATTCAAGTAAAGGAATGAGTTCAAAGGCTCTTGCTATCTGGCGCATTTTGGCAAGAAATTATTCATCTGGCCTTTGGAAAGATCCTTCTTCAGAGAGTAGCTCAGATTGTGGTGGTACAAATATTATCTCTGGTAAAGAGACTGCTGCAGCTGAGGCATCAAAGATTCTTGAGGAATCATCAGATTCACAGCTGGTTCTACAACATCTTGGATGG GTTGCAGATATCAACCAGGTCTTTGCGGTTCAGATTTTAACATCAGAGAAAAGAGACAATCAGCTCCCACCAG AGGAAGTAATTGCAGCTATTGAtccaaagaaaattgaaatactTCAAAG GTACCTTCAGTGGTTGATTGAAGACCAAGATTCTAACGACAGTCAGTTCCACACAATATATGCTCTCTCACTTGCTAAGTCAGCCCTTGAATCATTCGAAGCAGAAGTTGCCTCCAAAATCCTCGATCCTGTAAGGAGAGAGGAAACAAGCATTTCTGAATATAGAACCAGTGCAATATTTCAAAGTCCTGTGCGGGAAAGACTCCAGATTTTTTTACTGTCTTCAGACTTGTATGACCCAGAGGAAGTTCTTGACTTGATTGAAGGATCAGAATTATGGTCAGAGAAG GCTATACTATACAAAAAACTAGGGCACGAGGCACTGGTACTCCAAATTTTGGCCTT GAAGCTAGAAGACAGTGAAGCTGCTGAGCAATATTGTGCTGAGATTGGCAGACCAGATGTCTATATGCA GTTACTTGATATGTATTTGGATCCACAAGATGGTAAGGAGCCTATGTTTAAAGCTGCTGTTCGCCTACTCCACAATCATGGGGAATCATTGGATCCTTTGCAAGTATTAGAG AGATTGTCCCCAGATATGCCCCTTCAACTTGCTTCAGAGACTATATTAAGAATGTTGAGAGCTAGACTTCATCATCATCGTCAAGGACGT ATTGTGCATAATCTGGCCCGTGCCTTGGATACTGATGCAAGTTTGGCAATATTAGAGGAAAGATCAAGGCATGTGCAGATCAATGATGAAAGCCTTTGCGATTCTTGTCATGCACGCCTGGGAACTAAACTTTTTGCAATGTACCCTGATGACACCGTAGTTTGTTATAAG TGTTTTCGTCGCCAGGGTGAGTCTACTTCAGTCACTGGTCGCAACTTTAAACAAGATGTCCTAGTAAAACCTGGTTGGCTCGTGACCCGGTGA
- the LOC112164360 gene encoding E3 ubiquitin-protein ligase WAV3, translating to MFSSMDTASVQGSVAGGLGDPDRIFFGGFPYYFKEEQIRELVESFGPLRSFELVTDGGRGNNSVAAHCVYQDVSVTDIACHGLNGIRIGAQTLIARRANHGANQQPEPHSSSQENCSICWCSLTTGQGQAIFTAECSHRFHYPCIANNVQHGNLYCPVCRVKWDKNNVPFQVPPPQQTRIPFRQFPMPQQPHWNYPHLPYQQPHWNPPQYPFEQQPQDPPEPLTFSDDEPLQSLTSPVQSSSHQSVIVKTYAEFSAISAVESSSKFPVLVSIRAPPLKDSEGHGRTPIDLVTVLDVSGSMTGSKLDLVKRAVKFVIENLGSSDRLSIVSFSSNSKRVLPLQRMTADGRESAILAVESLRAGGGTNIAEALKKGTKVLEDRRERNPVASIILLSDGQDNYCRSGSQILNQLPASIRSSDMQQEIPVHAFGFGQDHDASIMHAISDASGGTFSFIESVGMIQDGFALCIGGLLSVVAQELRLTVRSASAGVKIVSIPSGRHVSQISDEGQQGVVDIGNMYAEEEKQFLVYLLVPPSASHVKMPLLDVTCVYKDLASNELMQVQGERVEILRPEVCSPAEKALSLEVDRQRNRIVVAETIAEAQRLAEMGNLEGARALLAERRATVLASAAAQAGDGLSNLFETELREVMERMASMDLYANSGRAYALAGMSSHSRQRASARGDTMTSCLFAASNRVNFSSGGNALMQQSGASACFGAPAGFGGASFSSSAAPGGSQCSSAVGAFETPAMVRMVEKSQKSNQSGQ from the exons ATGTTTTCGTCTATGGATACTGCATCTGTTCAA GGTTCTGTTGCTGGTGGGCTTGGGGATCCTGATCGGATTTTTTTTGGTGGATTCCCTTACTACTTTAAAGAAGAACAGATCAGGGAGTTGGTAGAGTCCTTTGGACCCCTTCGCAGTTTTGAACTAGTGACAGATGGAGGCAGAGGAAACAACTCAGTTGCTGCCCATTGCGTTTACCAGGATGTTTCAGTTACAGACATTGCTTGTCATGGCCTGAATGGGATTCGAATCGGTGCCCAGACACTGATTGCTAGGCGTGCTAATCATGGTGCCAACCAGCAGCCGGAACCACATTCTTCTTCTCAA GAAAATTGCAGTATTTGCTGGTGTAGCCTGACAACTGGCCAAGGCCAAGCGATCTTTACTGCTGAGTGCTCCCaccgttttcactacccttgtATTGCCAACAATGTCCAGCATGGAAATCTTTACTGCCCTGTCTGCAGAGTAAAATGGGACAAGAATAATGTACCTTTCCAAGttcctcctcctcaacagaCCAGGATCCCTTTCAGGCAGTTCCCAATGCCGCAGCAACCCCATTGGAATTATCCTCACCTCCCATATCAGCAGCCGCATTGGAATCCTCCTCAGTACCCATTTGAGCAGCAACCCCAGGACCCTCCTGAGCCACTTACCTTCTCTGATGATGAACCTCTCCAGTCATTGACCTCACCTGTTCAATCCTCCTCCCACCAGAGTGTGATAGTTAAGACTTATGCAGAGTTCTCTGCTATCTCTGCTGTGGAATCTAGCTCAAAGTTTCCTGTCCTTGTCAGCATCCGTGCACCACCCCTTAAGGATTCTGAGGGCCATGGTCGTACTCCCATTGACCTTGTAACAGTTCTGGATGTAAGTGGCAGCATGACTGGCTCgaagcttgaccttgtcaagCGTGCTGTCAAATTTGTCATAGAAAACTTGGGGTCTTCAGACAGACTTTCTATTGTCTCATTCTCATCAAATTCTAAGAGAGTTCTTCCTCTCCAAAGGATGACTGCTGATGGCCGTGAAAGTGCCATACTAGCCGTCGAGTCTCTTAGAGCAGGTGGTGGAACTAACATTGCCGAAGCACTCAAGAAAGGAACTAAGGTCCTTGAAGATCGAAGGGAAAGGAACCCAGTTGCTAGCATCATCCTCTTATCTGATGGCCAAGATAACTACTGTCGAAGTGGAAGCCAAATATTGAACCAATTGCCTGCTTCCATTCGTTCTAGTGACATGCAACAGGAAATCCCAGTCCATGCATTTGGATTTGGCCAAGACCATGATGCAAGCATTATGCATGCCATTTCTGATGCATCCGGTGGTACCTTTTCATTCATTGAATCTGTTGGCATGATACAAGATGGTTTTGCTTTGTGCATTGGTGGTCTTCTCAGTGTAGTGGCTCAGGAGCTTCGCCTCACAGTAAGGTCAGCATCAGCTGGGGTGAAGATTGTTTCAATACCATCAGGGAGACATGTGAGCCAGATTTCTGATGAGGGCCAGCAAGGTGTAGTTGATATTGGAAATATGTATGCAGAAGAGGAGAAACAATTTCTGGTCTACCTGTTAGTTCCACCCTCAGCTTCACATGTTAAGATGCCATTGTTAGATGTAACATGCGTGTACAAAGATCTTGCTTCAAATGAGTTGATGCAGGTGCAAGGTGAGAGAGTAGAGATACTGAGACCTGAGGTTTGTTCCCCTGCAGAAAAGGCATTGTCTTTGGAGGTTGATCGACAGCGGAACAGAATTGTGGTGGCTGAAACTATTGCAGAGGCACAAAGGTTGGCTGAGATGGGAAACCTGGAAGGTGCACGGGCACTTTTGGCTGAACGAAGAGCAACTGTCTTAGCATCAGCAGCAGCTCAAGCTGGGGATGGTCTCAGTAATTTGTTTGAAACTGAGCTTAGAGAAGTCatggagagaatggcatctatggACTTGTACGCTAACTCAGGGCGTGCTTACGCTCTCGCAGGGATGAGTTCTCATTCTCGACAGAGGGCTTCAGCTAGGGGTGACACAATGACCTCATGTCTCTTTGCTGCCTCCAACCGTGTGAATTTCTCCAGCGGTGGCAATGCCTTAATGCAGCAGTCAGGTGCCTCTGCTTGTTTTGGGGCCCCTGCAGGTTTCGGTGGTGCTAGTTTTTCATCCAGTGCCGCTCCAGGTGGAAGTCAATGCTCTTCTGCAGTTGGTGCTTTTGAAACACCTGCTATGGTTAGAATGGTAGAAAAATCACAGAAGAGCAATCAATCTGGGCAATAA
- the LOC112203201 gene encoding late embryogenesis abundant protein At1g64065, with translation MAEETHQAYPIAPANGYARSDGESLVAEDELKRKKRIKLFTYIGIFIVFQIIVMTVFGLTVMKVKTPKARLGEINIQSLNSVPATPSFDATFTTQIRIKNTNWGPYKFNAGTATFLYQGATIGQVVIPKSKAGMRSTKKLNVEVAVNTNALPSSSTLGSELSSGVLTLTSQVQLKGKVELMLIMKKNKNAAMDCTIAFDLSTKTVKTLQCK, from the coding sequence ATGGCTGAGGAGACCCACCAGGCATATCCTATTGCCCCAGCAAATGGTTACGCAAGAAGTGATGGAGAGTCTTTGGTAGCTGAAGATGAGCTCAAACGCAAGAAGAGAATCAAGTTGTTTACTTATATTGGCATCTTCATTGTGTTTCAGATCATAGTGATGACGGTATTTGGTCTTACTGTGATGAAAGTTAAGACCCCCAAGGCTAGGTTGGGTGAAATCAACATCCAAAGTCTCAACTCTGTCCCTGCAACACCTTCATTCGACGCAACCTTCACCACCCAAATCAGGATCAAGAACACAAATTGGGGTCCATATAAGTTCAATGCAGGTACTGCTACGTTTCTGTACCAAGGTGCGACTATTGGGCAAGTTGTTATTCCTAAGAGCAAGGCCGGAATGCGTTCAACCAAGAAGCTCAACGTCGAGGTGGCTGTGAATACTAATGCACTGCCAAGTAGTTCTACACTTGGCAGTGAATTGAGCAGTGGGGTGTTGACGCTGACCAGCCAAGTTCAATTGAAAGGAAAAGTTGAATTGATGCTCATaatgaagaaaaacaagaatGCAGCAATGGACTGCACAATAGCATTTGATCTGTCTACGAAGACGGTCAAAACTCTACAATGCAAGTGA
- the LOC121049150 gene encoding uncharacterized protein LOC121049150, with the protein MTSMHGNLHCPVCRAKWDKNNVPFQVLPQQQNNSGGIPPHFSFPSQQLPIWPYQSMEELEYPPEPPTFSDDEPLPSFTSPVQSSSHQNITLKTHTESSAISAAESSPIFSVLVRIGAPPLQDSEGHGRTPIDLVTVLDVSGRHKAFHSQASCHVCRRKLGAFI; encoded by the coding sequence CATGGAAATCTTCACTGCCCCGTCTGCCGAGCAAAGTGGGATAAGAATAATGTACCTTTCCAAGTTCTCCCTCAACAGCAAAACAACTCGGGTGGTATCCCTCCTCACTTCTCATTTCCATCGCAGCAGCTACCGATTTGGCCTTACCAATCCATGGAGGAACTTGAATACCCTCCTGAGCCACCTACCTTCTCTGATGATGAACCTCTCCCATCCTTCACCTCACCTGTTCAATCCTCTTCCCACCAGAATATAACACTTAAGACTCATACAGAGTCCTCTGCTATCTCTGCTGCAGAATCAAGCCCAATTTTTTCTGTCCTAGTCAGAATCGGTGCACCACCCCTTCAGGATTCTGAGGGCCATGGTCGTACACCCATTGACCTTGTGACAGTTCTGGATGTCAGTGGAAGGCACAAAGCTTTCCATTCTCAAGCAAGCTGTCATGTTTGTCGTAGGAAACTTGGGGCCTTCATATAG
- the LOC112168089 gene encoding photosystem I reaction center subunit III, chloroplastic → MSLTIPTNLSKSMLKPKLSSPLALKPRTMVTVCSATPNPEKISTASAMKTFSAALALSSIILGAAPIPAMADISGLTPCKDSKQFAKREKQSIKKLESSLKLYAPDSAPALAINATIEKTKRRFDNYGKQGLLCGSDGLPHLIVSGDQRHWGEFITPGILFLYIAGWIGWVGRSYLIAIRDDKKPTQKEIIIDVPLATGLVFRGFSWPIAAYRELVNGELIAKDV, encoded by the coding sequence ATGTCTCTCACTATTCCCACAAACCTCTCAAAATCCATGTTGAAACCTAAGCTCAGCTCTCCCTTGGCCCTAAAGCCAAGGACCATGGTCACTGTGTGCTCAGCCACCCCAAACCCAGAGAAAATATCCACTGCTTCAGCAATGAAGACTTTCTCTGCTGCACTAGCACTCTCCTCCATCATCTTGGGCGCAGCTCCCATCCCAGCCATGGCTGACATCTCAGGCCTAACCCCATGCAAAGACTCCAAGCAGTTCGCCAAGCGCGAGAAGCAGTCGATCAAGAAGCTCGAGTCCTCATTGAAGCTGTACGCACCGGACAGCGCACCTGCCTTGGCCATCAATGCAACAATAGAGAAGACCAAGAGACGGTTTGACAACTACGGCAAGCAGGGTTTGCTCTGTGGGTCTGATGGGCTTCCCCATTTGATTGTGAGCGGTGACCAGAGGCACTGGGGTGAGTTCATCACTCCCGGGATTCTGTTCCTTTACATTGCTGGGTGGATCGGATGGGTTGGAAGGAGCTACTTGATTGCCATTAGGGATGATAAGAAGCCAACACAGAAGGAGATCATCATTGATGTGCCTTTGGCTACTGGCTTGGTTTTCAGAGGCTTCAGTTGGCCCATTGCTGCTTACAGAGAGTTGGTGAATGGTGAACTCATTGCCAAGGACGTGTAA